One Anaerolineales bacterium DNA segment encodes these proteins:
- a CDS encoding ThuA domain-containing protein: MKALALCGDKWHPEDVARRGLAALRDPDFTLAWRTDARAWPEARLDDFALVILAKSNNASSSDPAPWMTDAVQAAFAEFVRRGGGLLAVHSGAAEYENARVLRGLLGGVFSRHPDPCPVTLIPREGHPLAAGVDSFTAVDEHYFMEMDDPEADVFAITRSEHGEQPGAWRRTEGQGRVAVLTPGHSLEVWLHPSYQTLIGNAARWCAKLT; this comes from the coding sequence ATGAAAGCCTTGGCGTTGTGCGGCGACAAATGGCATCCGGAAGACGTTGCGCGCCGGGGCTTGGCGGCTCTCCGCGATCCGGATTTCACCTTGGCGTGGAGGACGGACGCCCGCGCCTGGCCCGAGGCGCGGTTGGATGACTTCGCGCTTGTCATACTGGCCAAATCCAACAACGCCTCCTCCTCCGATCCGGCTCCCTGGATGACGGACGCCGTCCAGGCCGCCTTCGCCGAGTTCGTCCGCCGGGGCGGCGGATTGCTCGCGGTCCATTCGGGCGCGGCCGAATACGAAAACGCGCGCGTCCTGCGGGGATTGCTGGGGGGCGTGTTCTCCCGCCATCCGGATCCTTGCCCGGTGACCCTCATTCCGCGGGAAGGGCACCCGCTGGCCGCCGGAGTTGATTCGTTTACGGCGGTGGACGAGCACTACTTCATGGAAATGGACGATCCGGAAGCGGATGTGTTTGCGATTACCCGCTCCGAGCACGGGGAACAACCGGGCGCTTGGAGGCGGACGGAGGGGCAGGGGCGCGTGGCGGTGCTGACGCCCGGCCATAGCTTGGAGGTCTGGCTCCATCCCTCCTACCAAACCTTGATCGGCAATGCCGCACGCTGGTGCGCGAAATTGACCTGA
- a CDS encoding flavodoxin family protein has protein sequence MNILILQGSPNKKGNTAALAKSCLEGILSRHPDAAVAEFWLNDLSIRPCQACFQCRGKARCVIQDDMQLIYPALEAADLVLFAVPIYWWHLNAQTKLCLDRFTALLSPDDKLPALEGKTVVLVVSYNYESCAECTIKMFEDFKSWIGITLEVVRHCAKDGPASSLPQKMREAYDKGRSIEIEPPAS, from the coding sequence GTGAACATACTTATCCTGCAGGGCAGTCCCAACAAGAAGGGGAACACCGCCGCGCTGGCAAAAAGTTGCCTTGAAGGAATCCTAAGCCGGCATCCGGATGCGGCCGTCGCCGAATTCTGGTTGAACGACCTCTCGATCCGGCCCTGCCAAGCCTGCTTCCAATGCCGCGGCAAAGCCCGCTGCGTGATCCAGGACGACATGCAGTTGATCTATCCGGCGTTGGAGGCGGCGGACCTCGTCCTCTTCGCGGTTCCCATCTACTGGTGGCACCTGAATGCCCAGACCAAGCTTTGCCTGGACCGGTTCACCGCCCTGCTCTCCCCGGACGACAAACTGCCGGCGCTGGAGGGCAAAACGGTCGTCTTGGTCGTCAGCTACAACTATGAATCCTGCGCCGAATGCACCATTAAAATGTTTGAGGATTTCAAATCCTGGATCGGGATCACCCTGGAAGTGGTCCGGCATTGCGCCAAGGATGGACCGGCGTCCTCCCTGCCGCAAAAAATGCGCGAGGCCTATGATAAGGGCAGGTCGATTGAAATCGAACCCCCCGCCTCCTGA
- a CDS encoding GNAT family N-acetyltransferase — protein MRQALERGEFFVAESGREFVGVFRLLDSDPAVWPDRADAAFYIHTLTVGRRRHGRGIGGSMLGWIEARAAECGRRFLRLDCFVENPVLCAYYARAGFESCGIREIQVRGTRIAVRRFEKAVRPS, from the coding sequence GTGCGCCAAGCCCTGGAACGCGGGGAATTTTTCGTTGCGGAGTCGGGCCGGGAGTTCGTCGGCGTCTTCCGCTTGCTCGACTCCGATCCGGCCGTCTGGCCGGACCGGGCGGACGCGGCTTTCTACATCCATACCTTAACCGTCGGCCGGCGGCGGCACGGCCGGGGAATCGGCGGATCCATGCTGGGCTGGATCGAAGCCCGTGCGGCCGAGTGCGGACGCCGGTTTCTGCGTTTGGATTGCTTCGTGGAGAATCCGGTCCTGTGCGCCTATTATGCGCGGGCCGGATTTGAATCCTGCGGGATCAGGGAAATCCAGGTCCGTGGGACGCGGATTGCGGTGCGGCGTTTCGAAAAGGCGGTCCGCCCTTCCTGA
- a CDS encoding aspartate/glutamate racemase family protein, which yields MKTIGLIGGMSWESTLEYYRAVNQAVKERLGGLHSAKCILYSVDFDEVAALQSRGDWAGAAAHLAEAGRSLERAGAELLVVCTNTMHKVAGEIQAGVRIPLLHIADAAGNAVRAAGFRTVGLIGTRFTMEEDFIAGRLREKFGLTVLIPEPGDRQILHDIIFQELCLGIIKPESRTRYVEIIGGLARRGAEGVILGCTEIELLVGGGDTPVPLFPTTRLHAIAAVDWALGEGPAAGV from the coding sequence ATGAAGACCATCGGATTGATCGGGGGAATGAGTTGGGAATCCACCTTGGAGTATTACCGCGCCGTCAACCAGGCCGTGAAGGAGAGGCTGGGCGGATTGCATTCGGCCAAATGCATCCTCTACTCGGTGGATTTCGACGAGGTTGCCGCTCTTCAAAGCCGCGGCGATTGGGCCGGCGCGGCGGCGCATCTGGCCGAGGCGGGGCGGAGCCTGGAGCGGGCGGGCGCGGAATTGCTGGTGGTGTGCACCAACACCATGCACAAAGTCGCCGGCGAGATCCAGGCCGGGGTCCGGATCCCCCTCCTGCACATCGCCGACGCGGCCGGGAACGCCGTCCGCGCCGCCGGCTTCCGGACCGTCGGGCTGATCGGCACGCGCTTCACCATGGAAGAGGATTTCATCGCCGGGCGGCTGCGGGAGAAATTCGGCCTGACGGTGCTCATCCCCGAGCCCGGCGATCGGCAGATCCTGCATGACATCATCTTCCAGGAATTGTGCCTGGGAATCATCAAGCCCGAATCGCGGACCCGCTACGTGGAGATCATCGGCGGCTTGGCGCGGCGCGGCGCCGAAGGGGTGATCCTGGGCTGCACGGAGATCGAGCTGCTGGTGGGCGGCGGGGATACCCCCGTCCCGCTCTTTCCGACCACCCGCCTGCACGCCATCGCGGCCGTCGATTGGGCACTGGGGGAAGGTCCGGCGGCTGGGGTATGA
- a CDS encoding AzlC family ABC transporter permease — protein MRPHLRSFAAGLRAVFPLLLGVFPFGLIYGALALDAGIPPPAAQAMSSIVFAGSAQLIAAQLIGQSAPGLVVVLTIAVVNLRHMLYSASIAPYFARLPARWKALSAYLLTDEAYAATILHFEREGIAPAGNWFFLGAGLGLWTTWQISSAAGIFFGALLPASWPVDFAIPVTFIAMVVPALRDRPAVAAALSAGLAALMADGLPYNLGLILAAAVGIAVGAVLEGRRCASG, from the coding sequence ATGAGGCCCCACCTGCGTTCCTTCGCGGCGGGTTTGCGCGCCGTGTTCCCGCTGCTGCTCGGCGTGTTCCCCTTCGGGCTGATCTACGGCGCGCTGGCGCTCGACGCCGGGATCCCGCCGCCGGCCGCGCAGGCGATGTCGTCGATCGTCTTCGCCGGATCCGCCCAGCTCATCGCCGCCCAGCTGATCGGCCAGTCCGCGCCGGGCCTGGTCGTCGTGCTGACGATCGCGGTCGTCAATCTGCGCCACATGCTCTACAGCGCCTCGATCGCCCCGTACTTCGCCCGCCTCCCGGCGCGCTGGAAGGCCCTCTCGGCCTACCTGCTCACCGACGAGGCCTACGCCGCCACCATCCTGCATTTCGAACGCGAAGGAATCGCCCCGGCCGGGAACTGGTTCTTCCTCGGCGCCGGGCTCGGGTTGTGGACGACCTGGCAGATCAGCAGTGCGGCGGGGATCTTCTTCGGCGCCCTGTTGCCCGCTTCGTGGCCGGTCGATTTCGCCATCCCGGTCACCTTCATCGCCATGGTCGTCCCGGCGCTCCGGGATCGGCCGGCGGTGGCCGCGGCGCTTTCCGCCGGCCTGGCTGCGCTGATGGCCGACGGCCTGCCCTACAACCTGGGGCTGATCCTCGCGGCGGCGGTGGGGATCGCCGTCGGCGCCGTTCTGGAGGGCCGCCGATGCGCATCTGGCTGA
- a CDS encoding immunity 17 family protein — MPVWTVVILVGAGLYCLAGAVFDWEWFLGGRRSEIFVRILGRLGARFLYALVGLLVAGIGIAGALGWI; from the coding sequence ATGCCGGTTTGGACGGTGGTGATCCTGGTGGGTGCCGGCCTGTACTGCCTGGCCGGGGCGGTTTTCGATTGGGAGTGGTTCCTCGGCGGCCGGAGATCGGAAATCTTCGTCCGAATCCTCGGCCGGCTGGGCGCCCGATTTTTGTACGCGTTAGTCGGTTTACTCGTCGCCGGAATCGGAATCGCCGGCGCCTTGGGATGGATCTGA
- a CDS encoding AzlD domain-containing protein — MRIWLILLLGGALTFATRLSFIYLFGRFEMPEVIRRALKYVPPAVLSALIAPALFMPGGVVDIRAGNYRLLAGAAAVLVAWRARSTLWTIVAGMAALAILTGLSGIW, encoded by the coding sequence ATGCGCATCTGGCTGATCCTTCTGCTGGGCGGCGCGCTGACCTTCGCCACCCGGCTTTCCTTCATCTACCTCTTCGGCCGCTTCGAGATGCCGGAGGTGATCCGGCGCGCTTTGAAATACGTCCCGCCGGCGGTGCTCTCCGCGCTGATCGCCCCGGCCCTGTTCATGCCCGGCGGGGTGGTGGATATCCGCGCGGGGAATTACCGCCTGCTGGCGGGCGCGGCCGCCGTCCTGGTTGCCTGGCGGGCCCGCAGTACGCTGTGGACGATCGTCGCCGGGATGGCGGCGCTGGCGATCCTGACCGGCTTGTCGGGGATTTGGTGA
- a CDS encoding GNAT family N-acetyltransferase, translating to MEIRLAARADGQAIKELAKEVFRDDPLMRFFLRQDRRREAALDSFYEFMVVDYSLPCGLCWVTADVSGAALWMPPGRWEPPPAMQIAMVGVVPRSFGWRDLLLKFGQRQKIDGCHPKRPHYYLSGLMVRADRRGKGTGSALLQPILRRSDREGIGCYLEASLERNVEFYRRHGFAVARRLEIGPGRVPVWTMWREPKKPGD from the coding sequence ATGGAGATCCGACTCGCCGCGAGGGCGGACGGGCAGGCGATCAAAGAGCTGGCGAAGGAGGTTTTCCGCGACGATCCCTTGATGCGCTTCTTCCTGCGGCAGGACCGTCGGCGGGAAGCGGCGCTTGACTCTTTCTACGAGTTCATGGTTGTCGACTACAGCCTGCCCTGCGGCTTGTGTTGGGTGACGGCGGATGTTTCGGGGGCCGCCCTGTGGATGCCGCCCGGGAGGTGGGAGCCGCCGCCGGCGATGCAGATCGCCATGGTCGGCGTCGTCCCCCGTTCGTTCGGCTGGCGGGACCTGTTGTTGAAGTTCGGGCAACGGCAAAAAATCGACGGTTGCCATCCGAAGCGGCCTCATTATTACCTGTCCGGGCTGATGGTGCGGGCGGACCGGCGCGGAAAAGGAACGGGCTCGGCGTTGTTGCAGCCGATCCTCAGGCGGAGCGACCGCGAAGGAATCGGCTGCTACCTCGAGGCCAGCCTGGAACGCAACGTGGAATTTTACCGGAGGCACGGATTCGCCGTCGCGCGGCGGCTGGAAATCGGCCCCGGGAGAGTTCCGGTCTGGACCATGTGGCGCGAACCGAAGAAGCCCGGCGATTAA
- a CDS encoding branched-chain amino acid ABC transporter substrate-binding protein, with translation MKRLTYILLAATLAALLLAACAPAGEGKVSGVPEECKADGSCAVIKPGQTIKIGMGAPMTGDNAAFGQDISQAAKIAVQDAGEFNGFVFELIAEDDGGTPEGGAAVANKLVADPTVVAIAGHIFSGATLSAMPIYEAANIPMMSPSATVPDLTKKGSPVFNRCVFTDAAQGKFAAEYLYNTLKITKLAIVHDGQAYGQGLATVVQDIFTSLGGTVVSFNAVTPGESDYSAVLADIASKKPQALYFGGYTSEGVVIVNQMKQSGLEGVIFFGDDGTFGQDFLDRTGANGEGAYSTSLIPPASDARTAFDAAYLENYGQPAGKLSPYSWTAYDSAAVLIKVIKDVALYSSDGNLYIPRAELVAAVRAVKDYQGLSGTITCDEIGECSASGPVFNVVKDGKWVEAPK, from the coding sequence ATGAAACGCCTTACCTACATACTCCTTGCTGCAACTCTCGCCGCGCTGCTGCTGGCGGCCTGCGCCCCGGCCGGGGAAGGTAAAGTCTCCGGCGTGCCGGAAGAATGCAAGGCCGACGGATCCTGCGCCGTGATCAAGCCCGGCCAGACAATCAAGATCGGCATGGGCGCGCCGATGACCGGCGACAACGCGGCCTTCGGCCAGGATATCTCCCAGGCCGCCAAGATCGCCGTTCAGGACGCCGGCGAGTTCAACGGGTTCGTGTTCGAGCTGATCGCGGAAGACGACGGCGGCACACCCGAGGGCGGTGCGGCGGTGGCCAACAAGCTGGTCGCCGATCCGACCGTGGTTGCGATCGCCGGGCACATCTTCTCCGGTGCGACCCTTTCCGCCATGCCGATTTACGAGGCCGCCAACATCCCGATGATGTCGCCCTCTGCCACCGTTCCGGATCTGACCAAGAAGGGATCGCCCGTCTTCAACCGCTGCGTGTTCACCGACGCCGCGCAGGGCAAGTTCGCCGCCGAGTACCTCTACAACACGCTGAAGATCACCAAATTGGCGATCGTGCATGACGGCCAGGCGTACGGACAGGGCCTCGCCACTGTGGTGCAGGACATCTTCACCTCGCTCGGCGGGACGGTGGTTTCCTTCAACGCGGTCACCCCGGGCGAATCCGACTACAGCGCCGTGCTCGCCGACATCGCCTCGAAGAAGCCCCAGGCGCTGTACTTCGGCGGCTACACCTCGGAAGGCGTCGTGATCGTCAACCAGATGAAGCAATCCGGTCTGGAAGGCGTCATCTTCTTCGGTGATGATGGCACCTTCGGGCAGGACTTCCTCGACCGGACCGGCGCCAACGGCGAAGGCGCATACTCCACCTCGCTGATCCCGCCGGCCTCCGACGCCCGCACCGCGTTCGACGCCGCGTATCTGGAGAACTACGGCCAGCCGGCCGGCAAGCTCTCGCCCTACTCGTGGACGGCCTACGACTCGGCCGCGGTGTTGATCAAGGTCATCAAGGACGTCGCCCTCTATTCCAGCGACGGCAACCTTTACATTCCGCGCGCCGAGTTGGTTGCGGCGGTCCGCGCCGTCAAGGATTACCAGGGCCTTTCCGGCACGATCACTTGCGACGAGATCGGCGAATGCTCCGCCTCCGGTCCGGTCTTCAACGTCGTCAAGGACGGCAAATGGGTCGAGGCGCCGAAATAA